From the genome of Miscanthus floridulus cultivar M001 chromosome 10, ASM1932011v1, whole genome shotgun sequence, one region includes:
- the LOC136489407 gene encoding BTB/POZ and MATH domain-containing protein 1-like — protein MARSVFGGGGVAQSDSVSASAIVAQTVKGSHVLKIDGYSRVKASAGSGKFISSGEFVVGGITWDIRYYPNGCTPKTSGWIGIVLHLKHNHASGVEASYAFSLLDAAGEPVPSYSSGKGTARTFKCADTGFGCRRFIMRKALEGSAYLKDDCFSVRCDVTVSTTAVRIPRAVAVPPPDMHQHIGRLLESQVGTDVTFQVGEETFAAHRLVLAARSPVFMAQLFGPMKERSTGHVRIDDMDPRVFRAMLQFIYTDSLPDMDSGDDAPAMAQHLLVAADRYDLERLKLTCEDRLCDYINTGTAATTLVLAEQHASRGLKEACFEFLKSPGNLKATMDCDEFQHLTNSCPSLLSELLANVAP, from the coding sequence ATGGCGAGATCTGtttttggcggcggcggcgtggcgcagAGCGACAGCGTCAGCGCGTCCGCCATCGTCGCCCAGACCGTGAAGGGGTCGCACGTCCTCAAGATTGATGGGTACTCCCGGGTCAAGGCATCGGCTGGCAGCGGCAAATTCATCAGCTCTGGTGAGTTCGTCGTCGGCGGGATTACTTGGGACATCAGGTACTACCCTAATGGATGCACCCCAAAGACCTCTGGATGGATAGGCATCGTCCTGCACCTCAAGCACAACCATGCCTCGGGCGTCGAGGCAAGCTACGCGTTCAGCCTGCTCGACGCCGCCGGCGAGCCAGTCCCGTCGTATTCCTCTGGCAAGGGCACGGCACGCACTTTCAAGTGCGCAGACACCGGATTTGGGTGCCGAAGGTTCATCATGCGGAAGGCCCTGGAGGGATCAGCCTATCTCAAGGACGACTGTTTCAGCGTCAGATGCGACGTCACCGTCTCCACGACAGCAGTCCGCATCCCGCGGGCCGTTGCCGTGCCGCCACCAGACATGCACCAGCACATTGGCCGCCTCCTCGAGTCCCAGGTGGGAACGGACGTCACGTTCCAGGTCGGCGAGGAGACCTTCGCCGCGCACCGGCTCGTGCTCGCCGCTCGGTCGCCGGTGTTCATGGCGCAGCTGTTTGGCCCGATGAAGGAAAGGAGCACGGGCCACGTACGGATTGATGACATGGACCCAAGAGTGTTCAGGGCCATGCTGCAATTCATCTACACAGACTCGCTGCCTGACATGGACAGCGGCGACGACGCGCCGGCCATGGCtcagcatcttcttgttgcagcGGATAGATACGACCTGGAGAGGCTGAAGCTCACCTGCGAGGACAGGCTTTGCGACTACATTAACACTGGCACGGCTGCAACTACTTTGGTGCTTGCGGAGCAGCATGCCTCCAGAGGGCTCAAGGAGGCGTGCTTCGAGTTTCTCAAGTCTCCGGGCAATCTAAAGGCGACCATGGATTGTGATGAGTTTCAGCATCTGACGAACAGTTGCCCCTCCCTTCTCAGCGAGCTGCTCGCCAACGTTGCACCCTGA